Proteins from a single region of Carassius gibelio isolate Cgi1373 ecotype wild population from Czech Republic chromosome A5, carGib1.2-hapl.c, whole genome shotgun sequence:
- the LOC128009669 gene encoding zinc metalloproteinase-disintegrin-like batroxstatin-3, with amino-acid sequence MAKRHLMLWIFALCVSLNPSVGHIPELDGKKVYEIVRPVRLHALQKRDLKSRPDTVKYAMKLGGRDIKMHLQKNAGMLTKDYSETYYTKDGMLVTTSPKDLDLCYYHGKIVNDSKSSVSMSTCDGLRGYFQTEEQRFLIEPLSEDGDGDHAVFKYEDVNEETPRMCGVNTTSWDESEKSAPPRIVKSRSRSSGPTFFQQQKYIEFFVVADNSEYKKLDSSHEKLRKRIFEIINYINNVYKEINTFVALTGFEVWTDSDKITVSSVAKDTLNAFSHWSYSDLIERQKHDSAHLLSAIDFDGSTVGLANIGDMCFGLSTGIVQDHNTKAIVVGATMAHEMGHNLGMGHDSNTCVCSDEACIMTAALSYFIPHHFSSCSTNSYVNYLDTQNPKCLLNRPKPKELIQPPICGNGFLEMGEECDCGTVQECINPCCNAITCKLTEGSQCATGECCENCKIMSAAHVCRPKNDECDLPESCTGNSAWCPEDVFTVNGIPCENGKGYCYNGQCPQKEQQCIKMWGANAVVAQEYCYQHNTKSESYAHCKRSGDKYIACHGKDVLCGKLFCYNGNGHPNYGRLVQFLECKATFYSHPENDHGQVETGTKCGEGMVCYQNECVDLETVYKAANCSAKCQGHAVCDHRMECRCEPGWLPPDCETPTASYGFSKGVKTSITMFVFVLFGILVSGLAISFYKHRKSVPYSFRHPRRQEVHVVDIPDHRFHATPNQKPSPAIRPKGPPPPPPSSVQSRVQHHAQHNNAQQALRPPPPRV; translated from the exons ATGGCCAAAAGACATCTGATGTTGTGGATCTTCGCTCTGTGTGTTTCACTCAATCCCTCAG TTGGTCACATTCCTGAACTAGATGGAAAAAAGGTTTATGAGATTGTTCGACCAGTCAGATTACATGCCCTACAAAAAAGAGATTTAAAG TCAAGACCTGACACAGTGAAATACGCTATGAAACTAGGTGGTCGAGACATTAAAATGCATCTCCAGAAAAATGC TGGCATGCTGACTAAAGACTATAGCGAAACTTACTACACAAAAGATGGGATGCTTGTCACAACTTCACCTAAGGATCTG GATTTATGCTATTATCATGGGAAAATAGTCAATGACAGTAAATCGTCGGTTAGCATGAGCACCTGTGATGGTTTACG AGGCTATTTCCAAACAGAGGAGCAGAGATTTCTGATTGAGCCGTTGTCTGAGGATGGTGATGGTGACCATGCTGTCTTTAAGTATGAAGATGTAAATGAAGAGACGCCTAGGATGTGTGGAGTCAACACCACTAGCTGGGACGAGAGTGAGAAAAGTGCTCCTCCACGCATTGTCAAAAGTCGTTCTCGTTCCTCA GGGCCAACTTTTTTCCAGCAACAAAAATACATTGAGTTCTTCGTTGTGGCAGACAACAGTGAA TACAAGAAGTTAGACAGCAGCCATGAGAAGCTGAGAAAGAGAATATTTGAGATCATCAATTACATAAATAAT GTATATAAAGAAATCAACACATTTGTAGCTCTAACTGGATTTGAAGTCTGGACAGATAGTGATAAGATAACAGTGTCTTCTGTTGCTAAAGATACCTTGAACGCATTTTCCCATTGGAGCTACAGCGATCTCATCGAAAGACAGAAACATGACAGTGCCCATCTCCTCAG TGCAATTGACTTTGATGGATCAACTGTAGGTCTGGCTAACATTGGAGACATGTGTTTTGGTCTTTCAACAGGGATTGTGCAG GATCACAACACTAAGGCTATAGTGGTGGGGGCTACAATGGCCCATGAGATGGGGCACAATCTGGGCATGGGTCATGACAGCAACACATGTGTTTGTTCTGATGAGGCTTGCATTATGACAGCTGCCCTCAG CTATTTCATCCCACACCACTTCAGCAGCTGCAGTACTAATAGCTATGTGAACTACCTGGACACCCAAAACCCAAAATGTCTTCTGAATAGGCCCAAACCAAAAGAACTGATTCAGCCACCTATATGTGGAAATGGATTTTTGGAGATGGGAGAAGAATGTGACTGTGGAACGGTACAG GAGTGTATAAACCCATGCTGCAATGCAATCACATGCAAGCTGACAGAGGGCTCACAATGTGCAACAGGAGAATGTTGTGAGAATTGTAAG ATCATGTCAGCCGCACATGTGTGTCGTCCAAAAAATGATGAATGTGATTTGCCCGAGTCATGTACTGGAAATTCAGCCTGGTGTCCTGAAGATGTCTTTACAGTCAATGGAATCCCTTGTGAGAATGGTAAAGGCTATTGCTACAATGGCCAGTGCCCACAGAAAGAGCAGCAGTGCATTAAAATGTGGGGTGCAA atgctgTGGTGGCTCAAGAATATTGCTACCAACACAACACAAAATCAGAATCATACGCCCACTGCAAACGTAGCGGCGATAAATATATTGCATGCCATGGAAA AGATGTGCTgtgtggaaaactgttctgttacAATGGCAATGGACATCCCAATTATGGACGGCTGGTACAATTCCTTGAATGTAAAGCCACATTCTATAGCCATCCTGAAAATGATCATGGCCAAGTTGAAACTGGCACCAAATGTGGGGAAGGGATG gtttGTTACCAGAATGAGTGTGTTGACCTAGAGACAGTTTATAAAGCAGCAAACTGCTCAGCCAAGTGCCAAGGCCATGCG GTTTGTGACCACAGAATGGAGTGCAGATGTGAGCCTGGATGGCTGCCGCCAGATTGTGAAACACCAACAGCAAGTTATGGATTCTCTAAAG GTGTGAAAACATCCATCACTATGTTTGTCTTTGTCCTGTTTGGGATACTTGTATCTGGACTGGCCATCTCCTTTTACAAGCACAGAAAGAGCGTACCATATTCATTCCG CCATCCAAGGCGGCAGGAAGTTCATGTAGTCGATATCCCTGACCACAGATTTCACGCGACACCAAATCAGAAGCCATCTCCG GCAATAAGGCCTAAAGGacctcctccacctccaccttcaTCAGTCCAGTCCAGAGTTCAACATCATGCACAGCATAATAATGCACAGCAG GCTCTTAGACCACCTCCTCCAAGGGTGTGA